Proteins encoded in a region of the Vicia villosa cultivar HV-30 ecotype Madison, WI linkage group LG5, Vvil1.0, whole genome shotgun sequence genome:
- the LOC131604181 gene encoding uncharacterized protein LOC131604181, producing the protein MARPRAIFVMWMACHNRLNTKDRLARFGNITDGECLFCGEIETCSHLFFACRETYSLWKLVLHWIHIDHRPQAWENELKWIIVRSKGKSWIVKMLKICVAEVIYYVWNARNKKAFQGIDSVLNIQDIKEIICTRAQLDRQLRVFCNDL; encoded by the coding sequence ATGGCAAGGCCTCGTGCCATCTTTGTGATGTGGATGGCATGCCATAATAGATTGAATACGAAAGACAGGTTGGCTAGATTTGGAAATATCACTGATGGAGAGTGTCTTTTCTGTGGAGAAATTGAAACTTGCAGCCATTTGTTTTTTGCTTGCAGGGAAACATATTCTCTGTGGAAACTAGTCCTCCACTGGATTCATATTGATCACAGGCCCCAAGCTTGGGAGAATGAGTTGAAATGGATTATTGTTAGGAGCAAAGGTAAAAGCTGGATTGTTAAGATGCTGAAAATTTGTGTTGCTGAGGTTATCTACTATGTCTGGAATGCTCGAAACAAGAAGGCTTTCCAAGGCATTGACAGTGTTCTCAACATCCAAGATATTAAAGAAATTATTTGTACTAGGGCGCAATTGGATAGACAACTTAGGGTGTTTTGTAATGATCTCTAA
- the LOC131604180 gene encoding uncharacterized protein LOC131604180 codes for MLANRLKLVLNRCVAEEQSAFIEGRSILDNAMVATEIIHALKRKTRGTNAHLALKIDISKAYDRVDWGFLHGILLHMGFDENWIHWLMMCVTSVHYFAQAKYNWPAFSPNN; via the coding sequence atgctaGCGAATCGATTGAAACTTGTTCTGAATAGGTGTGTAGCGGAGGAACAGTCAGCGTTTATTGAAGGGAGGTCCATTCTTGATAATGCTATGGTGGCTACGGAAATTATTCATGCTTTAAAAAGGAAGACTCGTGGTACCAATGCTCATCTAGCTTTAAAGATCGATATCAGTAAAGCCTATGATAGAGTTGATTGGGGTTTTCTGCATGGTATTCTTCTGCATATGGGTTTCGATGAGAATTGGATTCATTGGCTTATGATGTGTGTGACATCGGTGCACTATTTTGCTCAAGCTAAGTACAATTGGCCGGCATTTTCACCAAATAATTGA